In one window of Pristiophorus japonicus isolate sPriJap1 chromosome 9, sPriJap1.hap1, whole genome shotgun sequence DNA:
- the LOC139274068 gene encoding zinc finger protein 229-like: HKVTPTTEKPWKCGDCGKRFNYPSRLEIHRRSHTGETSFTCCICGKGFTHSSQLLTHQRVHTGERPFTCSVCGKGFTQSSNLLTHQRVHTGERPFNCSVCGKGFTQSSSLLIHQRVHTGERPFTCSVCGEGFTTSSNLLTHQRVHTVVRPFTCFECGKGFTTSSYLLAHQRVHTGERPFTCSECGKGFTQSSNLLTHQRVHTGERPFTCSVCGKGFSISSNLLVHQRVHTGERPFTCSKCGERFTCSSNLVKHQQVHTSERPFTCSECGKGFTHSSSLMTHQRVHTSERPFTCSECGKGFTHSSNLLTHQRVHTGEKPFTCLECGKGFTQLSNLLKHQRVHTGERPFTCLVCGEGFTQSSNLLRHQRVHK; the protein is encoded by the coding sequence CACAAGGTCACccccaccacggagaaaccgtggaaatgtggggactgtgggaagagattcaattatcCATCaaggctggaaattcatcgacgcagtcacactggggagacatCGTTCACCTGCTgcatatgtgggaagggattcactcattcatcccaactgctgacacaccagcgagttcacactggggagagaccattcacctgctctgtgtgtgggaagggattcactcagtcatccaacctgctgacacaccagcgagttcacactggggagagaccattcaactgctctgtgtgtgggaagggattcactcagtcatccagcctgctgatacaccagcgagttcacactggggagaggccgttcacctgctctgtgtgtggggagggattcactacctcatccaacctgctgacacaccagcgagttcacactgtggtgaggccgttcacctgctttgagtgtgggaagggatttactaccTCATCCtatctgctggcacaccagcgagttcacactggggagaggccgttcacctgttctgagtgtgggaagggattcactcagtcatccaacctgctgacacaccagcgagttcacactggggagaggccattcacctgctctgtgtgtgggaagggattcagtatctcatccaacctgctggtacaccagcgagtccacactggggagaggccgttcacctgctcaaagtgtggggagagattcacttgttcatccaacctggtgaaacaccaacaagttcacaccagcgagaggccattcacctgctctgagtgtgggaagggattcactcactcttccagcctgatgacacaccagcgagttcacaccagcgagaggccgttcacctgctctgagtgtgggaagggattcactcactcttccaacctgctgacacaccagcgagttcacactggggagaaaccgttcacctgcttggagtgtggaaagggattcactcagttatccaacctgctgaaacaccagcgagttcacactggggagaggccgttcacctgcttagtgtgtggggagggattcactcagtcatccaacctactgagacaccagcgagttcacaagtga
- the LOC139274069 gene encoding epidermal differentiation-specific protein-like, translating to MTGRIILFENPNFVGPAYCFRDKVNNLADVSWSDRAQSLTVQGKHWVSYTDMEQEGEGLRGKGEFVVYGEGDHVLSDKMKERIKFLRLVTEALDVRKIELYQHTDYKGRKHIAQNDETDLKNSKFDNMASSHKVTGGVWILYDGPHFTGDCFIAFKGDDIQDYGKYKYNDKVSSLQPLNSDDFILPKSAAENCADPATEELSRPNAGPSAPNSALPSTD from the coding sequence ATGACCGGCAGGATTATCCTGTTCGAGAATCCCAACTTTGTCGGCCCTGCGTACTGCTTTAGGGACAAAGTGAATAACCTTGCGGATGTTTCGTGGAGTGACCGTGCTCAATCCCTGACGGTGCAAGGCAAACACTGGGTTTCATACACGGACATGGAGCAAGAAGGAGAGGGACTCCGTGGCAAGGGAGAATTCGTGGTTTATGGAGAAGGGGACCATGTGCTGTCTGACAAGATGAAGGAACGGATCAAATTCTTGCGCCTGGTGACAGAAGCGCTAGATGTGAGAAAGATTGAACTGTACCAACACACTGATTATAAAGGTAGGAAGCACATTGCCCAGAATGATGAAACAGATCTGAAAAATTCTAAGTTCGACAATATGGCCTCGTCCCACAAGGTGACGGGAGGCGTGTGGATCCTATACGACGGTCCCCATTTCACAGGCGATTGTTTCATCGCCTTTAAAGGTGACGACATCCAAGACTACGGAAAATATAAATACAATGACAAGGTGTCTTCACTGCAACCCTTAAACAGCGACGATTTTATTCTGCCAAAATCAGCTGCGGAAAACTGTGCAGACCCAGCCACCGAAGAGTTGAGCAGACCCAACGCCGGGCCCTCTGCTCCGAATTCTGCCCTCCCCTCTACTGATTGA